A section of the Paenibacillus yonginensis genome encodes:
- a CDS encoding helix-turn-helix transcriptional regulator: MPVLRAECQWTQKDLAEKVGVSRQTIISVEKGKFTPSLILGFQIAKAFGVDINEVFQLETGEEE; the protein is encoded by the coding sequence ATGCCGGTTCTAAGAGCGGAATGCCAATGGACGCAAAAAGATTTAGCTGAAAAAGTCGGAGTAAGCAGGCAAACCATTATTTCAGTAGAAAAAGGGAAGTTTACTCCCTCGTTAATTTTAGGTTTTCAAATCGCCAAGGCTTTTGGGGTAGACATTAATGAAGTGTTTCAGTTGGAAACAGGGGAGGAGGAATGA
- a CDS encoding acyl-CoA synthetase, translated as MNIQEWIAPEIYNISSEVEKHPPAKTALKWLSESGEYKEIMYGELVSRMNRLAGGLKQLGLTKGDRVLVMVPRTITAYLIYLACLKLGLAIIPSSELLRSKDLVYRLKHSEAKAVLVWGQFTGEVNRIDEELPNLDYRIAVGEEEAEPQEGWLDLQRLMEGQPDSFQAEPTRREDMAILAYTSGTTGNPKGVVHSHGWGYAHLRIAAENWLDIRQDDIVWATAAPSWQKWIWSPFLSVLGSGATGFIYNGSFSPKRYLELLQKYRIQVLCCTPTEYRLMAKSGGLEEYDLSSLRSAVSAGEPLNREVIDIFKSQQGITIRDGYGQTESTLLIGALKDAPLRIGSMGKALAPGLVEIVDEEGRLVPPGEVGNIAVHQDMPALFREYYKDPDRKKAGMRGEYFITGDRASKDEEGYFWFEGRGDDIIISSGYTIGPFEVEEALMKHPAVKECAVVASPDEIRGHIVKAFVVLRNAEEASPELARELQNHVKQTTAPYKYPRKLEFCDDLPKTSSGKIRRVELREQEKKAAKTNQ; from the coding sequence GTGAACATACAAGAATGGATTGCACCTGAGATTTACAACATCTCGTCGGAAGTGGAGAAGCATCCGCCTGCCAAAACGGCACTCAAATGGCTGAGTGAAAGCGGAGAATATAAAGAGATTATGTACGGGGAGCTGGTCAGTCGGATGAACCGCCTGGCGGGTGGCTTAAAGCAGCTTGGACTGACCAAGGGAGACCGGGTATTGGTCATGGTCCCCCGGACGATCACCGCTTACCTCATTTATTTGGCTTGTCTAAAGCTCGGTCTGGCTATCATTCCTTCCTCGGAGCTGCTTCGGTCCAAAGATTTGGTCTACCGTTTGAAGCATTCGGAGGCGAAAGCCGTGCTGGTCTGGGGCCAATTTACGGGTGAAGTGAATCGGATTGACGAAGAGCTGCCTAATCTGGATTACAGGATCGCCGTTGGGGAAGAAGAGGCAGAGCCGCAGGAAGGCTGGCTGGATTTGCAGCGGTTGATGGAAGGCCAGCCGGACAGCTTTCAGGCCGAGCCGACCCGCCGCGAAGATATGGCCATTCTTGCCTATACCTCCGGAACGACAGGCAATCCCAAAGGCGTCGTGCATTCGCATGGCTGGGGATATGCCCACCTTCGCATTGCAGCGGAGAATTGGCTGGATATCCGTCAGGATGACATCGTGTGGGCCACAGCAGCGCCAAGCTGGCAGAAATGGATCTGGAGTCCGTTCTTGTCGGTGCTGGGCAGCGGGGCAACCGGATTTATTTATAACGGCTCTTTCTCGCCTAAACGTTATTTGGAGCTGCTGCAGAAATACCGGATTCAGGTCCTGTGCTGCACGCCTACTGAGTACCGGCTGATGGCCAAATCGGGCGGGCTGGAAGAATATGATCTCAGCTCGCTGCGCAGCGCGGTCTCTGCTGGCGAACCGCTTAACCGTGAAGTTATTGATATTTTTAAAAGCCAACAGGGCATTACGATTCGGGACGGCTACGGGCAGACGGAAAGCACGCTGCTGATCGGTGCGCTGAAGGATGCTCCGCTGCGTATCGGTTCGATGGGCAAAGCGCTTGCGCCGGGCCTTGTGGAAATCGTGGATGAAGAGGGACGCCTGGTTCCGCCGGGCGAGGTTGGCAATATTGCTGTCCATCAGGATATGCCGGCTTTATTCCGCGAGTATTACAAAGATCCGGACCGGAAAAAGGCCGGCATGCGCGGGGAATATTTCATTACCGGGGACCGGGCTTCCAAGGATGAAGAGGGCTATTTCTGGTTTGAAGGCCGCGGGGATGACATCATCATCAGCTCTGGCTACACGATCGGACCGTTTGAGGTAGAGGAAGCGCTGATGAAGCACCCGGCTGTTAAGGAATGCGCAGTGGTGGCGAGTCCCGACGAAATCCGCGGACATATCGTGAAAGCGTTCGTCGTATTAAGGAATGCCGAAGAGGCTTCTCCGGAGCTGGCCAGAGAGCTGCAGAACCATGTGAAGCAGACAACGGCTCCTTACAAGTATCCGCGTAAGCTTGAGTTTTGTGACGACCTGCCGAAGACAAGCTCCGGCAAGATCCGCAGAGTTGAGCTTCGTGAGCAGGAGAAGAAAGCCGCCAAGACGAATCAGTAA
- a CDS encoding DNA alkylation repair protein, producing MAEPLKNVYNKPFIRQLADKLHRAYPPFDTEGFIHSVLDEGWEGLELKARMRKITETLGRYLPSAYPEAIAVLFAIDGECSGFPYLIFPDFVEVFGQGKEDWELSMQALERFTPKSSAEFAVRPFLLRDPERTMKQMLAWAGHPDEHVRRLASEGCRPRLPWGQALGMFKKDPAPILPVLERLKADPSLYVRKSVANNLNDMAKDHPDLVIELARKWRGSAPETDWIIRHACRNLIRKAVPEVLALFGYADPEQGEPLAVSAELSANPDHAAIGGQSELSYELRLRDGEAVHIRLEYGVDFVKAGGRVSRKLFLLSDKTVPGGTRLAGVRTHRWANLTTRRHYPGQHRLVLLVNGREIAQTQVLLSESEE from the coding sequence TTGGCTGAGCCGTTAAAAAATGTATACAACAAGCCTTTTATCAGGCAGCTTGCGGACAAGCTTCATCGGGCTTATCCCCCTTTTGACACCGAAGGGTTCATTCATTCCGTGCTGGATGAGGGCTGGGAAGGTCTGGAGCTCAAAGCGAGGATGCGCAAAATTACCGAAACGCTCGGACGTTATTTGCCGTCCGCTTATCCGGAGGCCATCGCGGTTTTGTTTGCGATTGATGGGGAGTGCAGCGGATTTCCGTATTTGATTTTTCCGGATTTTGTGGAGGTGTTCGGCCAGGGAAAGGAAGATTGGGAGCTGTCGATGCAGGCGCTGGAGCGTTTTACGCCTAAATCGTCGGCCGAATTCGCCGTCAGGCCTTTTCTGCTGCGCGATCCTGAACGGACGATGAAGCAGATGCTGGCCTGGGCGGGCCATCCCGACGAACATGTGCGCCGATTGGCCAGCGAGGGCTGCCGGCCCCGGCTTCCCTGGGGCCAGGCGCTCGGCATGTTCAAGAAAGACCCGGCACCGATTCTGCCGGTGCTGGAGCGGCTGAAAGCCGATCCTTCCCTGTATGTAAGGAAGAGCGTAGCGAACAACCTGAACGACATGGCCAAAGACCACCCGGATCTTGTGATCGAGCTTGCCCGCAAATGGAGGGGAAGCGCTCCCGAGACGGATTGGATCATCCGCCATGCCTGCAGAAATCTGATCCGCAAAGCGGTTCCGGAGGTGCTGGCCCTCTTTGGATATGCAGACCCGGAGCAGGGGGAACCGCTCGCAGTCTCGGCGGAGCTGTCGGCAAACCCGGATCACGCGGCCATCGGCGGGCAATCCGAGTTGTCTTATGAGCTTCGTCTCCGGGATGGGGAAGCTGTTCATATTCGGCTCGAATATGGCGTTGATTTCGTGAAAGCCGGAGGCAGGGTCTCCCGCAAGCTGTTCCTGCTAAGTGATAAAACGGTGCCTGGCGGGACAAGGCTTGCCGGAGTCCGTACGCACCGCTGGGCAAATCTTACGACCCGCCGCCATTACCCCGGACAGCACCGGCTGGTGCTGCTGGTTAACGGGCGGGAGATCGCGCAAACGCAGGTATTACTGTCGGAATCGGAGGAATAG
- a CDS encoding sugar efflux transporter, translating into MTDRIRSLFRIKNYGLYVVAMLLLGASIGVTGPYLSLYCTKVIGMSTGAYGLFMAVLALSGVAVNTILAKFSDSGMNRKAVIVAAVCCSAMGYASFLIFHHYAALLISVSFLVGLGAPALPQIFASAREAVNENQEAVDSTFANSLLRSLFSAGFLIGPLIGSLLLLTVGYRGVFLGTSVLFLTIGLLVLFLLKNKKSVKSAVNVKPISEPRNESGMGLRSKVIMLPFITLILLNTCNTVYNSTIPLFVVNQLHGTESQAGLVVALCAGLEIPLMIGLGGVAAKIGSRAMMMIGCVLAAMYHVILLLTHELWPIIAGQLLQASFVAMVIAIALSYFQDLLPTLPGLATILYTNATTLGQVAGNLTGGTVTQLAGFRNVYWVCLILVLAAVLLLLRTKPAGSKTHSASIEG; encoded by the coding sequence TTGACTGATCGAATACGGAGCCTTTTCAGAATTAAAAACTACGGGCTGTACGTCGTCGCCATGCTGCTGCTTGGCGCTTCGATCGGCGTAACAGGCCCTTATCTATCGTTATACTGCACCAAAGTTATCGGCATGAGTACAGGAGCTTACGGCCTGTTTATGGCTGTTCTCGCTTTAAGCGGGGTTGCTGTAAATACGATACTCGCCAAATTTTCCGATAGCGGCATGAACCGCAAAGCGGTCATCGTCGCTGCTGTCTGCTGCTCGGCGATGGGATACGCTTCCTTTCTGATCTTCCATCATTATGCGGCGCTTCTAATCAGCGTTTCCTTTCTGGTTGGGCTCGGCGCTCCGGCTCTGCCGCAAATTTTTGCTTCAGCGCGCGAGGCGGTCAACGAGAACCAGGAGGCCGTCGATTCGACCTTTGCCAACTCCCTGCTTCGCTCGCTGTTCTCGGCCGGCTTCCTGATCGGTCCGCTGATCGGAAGTCTGCTGCTGCTTACGGTCGGCTACAGAGGGGTATTTCTGGGCACCTCTGTCCTGTTCTTAACCATTGGACTGCTTGTGCTGTTCCTGCTGAAGAATAAGAAAAGCGTCAAATCCGCGGTCAATGTCAAGCCGATTTCAGAGCCTAGAAATGAAAGCGGCATGGGACTTCGGAGCAAAGTGATTATGCTCCCGTTCATTACGCTGATTCTGCTGAATACCTGCAACACCGTCTACAACTCGACCATTCCTTTGTTTGTGGTCAATCAGCTGCACGGTACGGAAAGCCAGGCCGGCTTGGTTGTCGCTTTATGCGCCGGACTGGAAATCCCCTTGATGATCGGCCTTGGCGGAGTGGCGGCCAAAATCGGCAGCCGGGCCATGATGATGATCGGCTGCGTGCTGGCTGCCATGTATCATGTCATTCTTCTGCTGACCCATGAGCTGTGGCCGATTATTGCCGGTCAGCTGCTTCAGGCTTCTTTTGTTGCTATGGTGATTGCCATCGCACTCAGTTATTTTCAGGATTTGCTGCCGACCCTGCCCGGTCTTGCCACCATTCTATATACAAATGCGACTACACTGGGACAGGTAGCCGGCAATTTGACCGGCGGCACCGTTACCCAATTGGCCGGCTTCCGGAACGTCTATTGGGTCTGCCTGATTCTGGTGCTCGCAGCCGTCTTGCTGCTGCTGCGGACCAAACCGGCAGGAAGTAAAACGCATTCCGCCAGCATCGAAGGCTGA
- a CDS encoding LTA synthase family protein: protein MKQLSWRKIALKPFFFFSIVMILKMVLVWAVVFRHEGSLIQSLLVGIPPVWFIFSLLESYAYKRKLSAYLITDLVLTIIYFAVIMYYKYFGVIVTYHELRQVNQVSEVNSSVFSLMDPYYLFVFTDIVVLFVLMLSNKRFKAFGRGLRFRENRGLLGVGQVVMLMLCAVIILPFRNGMNELQQAKNMGIINYEAYVAFAPSKDLKIDPQTVTPDLVAQVKGITDPGQPAYWEAAKGKNVIIIQLEAFQNFLINLKIDGQEITPNMNALVKDTFYFPHFFQQVGQGNTADAEFVVNTSLYVPPNGAASEVYADRVLPSMPKTLANNGYRTATFHTNNVIFWNRDELYKALGWEKYYDNTFFGDSDPVAFGSSDEVLYRKTSEELGKFQQEGKPFYAQIISMSGHHPFRIPEAKFKMKLPDRFKGTLVGDYIQAQNYSDYALGQFIQELKANGVWDNSVIVLYGDHQGLPVYSLNSKEKNLMKEIYGRTYTVPDMMNIPLVMSVPGQGAKVFDQIGGQSDIYPTIANLIGVSLKDQVHFGQDLLNHTKNVLPQRYYLPSGSFITEQGAFVPGTSFNDGKTYKLDGELVNKPLEDKTEYDKAHKLVSMSDGYVSSLPKRK, encoded by the coding sequence ATGAAACAACTATCCTGGAGGAAAATCGCGCTAAAGCCGTTCTTCTTTTTCTCCATCGTCATGATTCTAAAAATGGTGCTGGTGTGGGCCGTTGTTTTCCGGCATGAAGGCAGCTTGATCCAGTCCCTGCTGGTCGGCATTCCGCCGGTATGGTTCATCTTCAGTCTGCTGGAAAGCTATGCTTACAAACGCAAGCTCAGCGCTTATTTGATCACCGATTTGGTGCTGACGATTATTTATTTTGCCGTCATTATGTATTACAAATATTTTGGCGTTATTGTCACCTACCATGAGCTTCGTCAGGTCAATCAGGTTTCGGAGGTGAACAGCAGCGTCTTCTCTCTGATGGACCCTTACTATCTGTTTGTGTTCACGGATATTGTGGTTCTTTTTGTACTTATGCTGTCCAACAAACGGTTTAAAGCCTTCGGAAGAGGACTCCGGTTTCGGGAGAACCGCGGTCTGCTCGGCGTTGGGCAGGTGGTGATGCTCATGCTGTGCGCCGTCATTATTTTACCGTTCCGAAACGGCATGAACGAGCTGCAGCAGGCCAAAAACATGGGCATCATCAACTACGAAGCTTACGTCGCTTTTGCGCCTTCCAAGGACCTGAAGATTGATCCGCAGACCGTAACGCCGGACTTGGTCGCCCAGGTTAAGGGAATCACCGATCCGGGCCAGCCTGCTTACTGGGAAGCAGCCAAAGGCAAAAATGTCATTATCATTCAGCTTGAGGCTTTTCAGAATTTCCTGATCAATCTGAAGATCGACGGCCAGGAAATTACGCCGAACATGAATGCTTTGGTGAAGGACACTTTCTATTTCCCTCATTTCTTCCAGCAGGTGGGACAGGGCAACACGGCCGATGCCGAATTTGTGGTGAATACATCCCTGTACGTGCCGCCTAATGGCGCGGCTTCAGAGGTTTATGCGGACCGGGTGCTGCCGAGCATGCCCAAGACCCTCGCAAACAACGGTTACCGCACGGCCACTTTCCACACGAACAACGTCATTTTCTGGAACCGGGATGAGCTGTATAAAGCTTTAGGCTGGGAAAAATATTATGACAACACCTTCTTCGGCGACAGCGATCCGGTTGCGTTTGGTTCTTCGGACGAGGTCCTCTACAGGAAGACCTCTGAAGAGCTCGGCAAATTCCAGCAGGAAGGCAAACCTTTCTATGCGCAGATCATTTCGATGTCCGGCCACCATCCGTTCCGGATTCCGGAAGCGAAATTCAAAATGAAGCTGCCTGACCGCTTTAAAGGGACACTCGTAGGCGACTATATTCAGGCGCAGAACTATTCGGATTATGCGCTTGGGCAGTTTATACAGGAGCTTAAAGCGAATGGCGTTTGGGATAACAGTGTTATCGTGCTCTACGGCGATCATCAGGGCCTGCCGGTCTACTCTCTGAACAGCAAAGAGAAAAATCTCATGAAGGAGATTTACGGCCGCACTTACACCGTACCGGATATGATGAACATTCCGCTCGTGATGTCGGTTCCCGGCCAAGGAGCGAAGGTGTTTGACCAGATCGGCGGTCAATCGGACATCTACCCGACGATCGCCAACCTGATCGGAGTTTCGCTTAAAGATCAGGTGCACTTCGGTCAAGATCTGCTTAACCACACGAAAAACGTGCTGCCGCAGCGTTATTATCTCCCATCCGGCTCCTTCATTACCGAGCAGGGCGCCTTTGTTCCGGGCACCAGCTTTAATGATGGGAAGACCTACAAGCTGGACGGCGAACTCGTCAACAAACCGCTGGAGGACAAAACCGAATACGACAAGGCTCATAAGCTGGTGAGCATGTCCGACGGTTATGTGTCTTCCCTGCCGAAACGGAAATAA
- a CDS encoding TIGR03943 family putative permease subunit — MVRLYVLAGFILVFLKMQLDGDLNKYINTKYAYLSVSSIVLLSLLFIFEAVRFYAKERDVSRKEKPSPSLQEDRNHPESRIYNVQAPYLHHEHHYEHQREHRQAQHEQDHAHHHSHVHDSHEGHSHGSSSRLLRLLTYTVLVFPVATGLFLPVETLDSSFVKAKGFSFPAIDVSNDNPGYHQFLKPDTSVFYGKSGYQTVSKKELAGFEEQPQLNLTDASYLSGLESLYNYPDKFADKTISFKGFIYKGEQTREQNYFVFRFGFIHCVADSGVFGMLVQFPKGTVLQDDQWVQVTGSLTSELYQPFKQTLPILKVDSWKTIDAPPDPYVYRTF, encoded by the coding sequence ATGGTACGGCTTTATGTCTTGGCCGGATTTATTCTGGTGTTTCTGAAAATGCAGCTTGACGGGGATCTAAACAAATATATCAACACCAAATACGCTTACCTCTCGGTCAGCTCTATTGTTTTGTTGAGCCTTTTGTTTATTTTTGAAGCGGTTCGTTTCTATGCGAAGGAACGGGATGTCAGTCGCAAAGAGAAACCATCCCCTTCCCTGCAGGAAGACAGAAACCATCCGGAGAGCCGGATCTATAACGTGCAGGCGCCTTACCTGCACCATGAGCATCACTATGAGCATCAACGCGAGCACCGGCAGGCGCAGCATGAACAGGATCATGCCCATCACCATAGTCATGTCCACGACAGCCATGAAGGGCACTCGCACGGAAGTTCTTCCCGGCTCCTTCGTCTGCTCACTTATACGGTGCTTGTTTTCCCCGTCGCGACAGGTTTGTTTCTGCCTGTGGAGACGCTGGATTCCAGCTTTGTCAAAGCAAAGGGCTTCTCCTTCCCGGCGATTGATGTTTCCAACGACAATCCGGGCTACCACCAGTTTCTGAAGCCGGATACAAGCGTCTTCTACGGCAAGTCCGGCTACCAGACCGTATCGAAGAAGGAACTGGCGGGTTTCGAGGAACAGCCTCAGCTGAATCTGACGGACGCCAGCTACCTCAGCGGACTGGAGTCCCTGTACAATTACCCGGATAAGTTTGCTGACAAGACCATCAGCTTTAAAGGTTTCATTTACAAGGGCGAGCAGACCCGGGAGCAAAATTATTTTGTGTTCCGTTTTGGCTTCATCCACTGCGTGGCCGACTCCGGCGTGTTTGGCATGCTGGTCCAGTTCCCGAAGGGCACGGTCCTTCAGGACGATCAATGGGTACAGGTGACGGGGAGCTTAACCTCTGAGCTGTACCAGCCGTTTAAACAGACCTTGCCTATTCTTAAGGTAGACAGCTGGAAGACGATTGACGCCCCGCCCGATCCTTACGTGTACCGGACCTTTTAA
- a CDS encoding assimilatory sulfite reductase (NADPH) flavoprotein subunit has protein sequence MELLVTNSPFTQEQVELLNRLLPTLTDSQRIWLNGYLAALQGTEGDGASFAPALAAPGAPSRPNGAVSAAPAALEVPKEAAVLFGSQTGNSQGLAKKLAQRLEQQGFTVTLSAMSDFKTNTLKKLHYLFVVVSTQGEGDPPDNAISFHSFLNSKRAPELKELRYSVLALGDTSYEFFCKTGKDFDERLEQLGANRLVPRTDCDVDFDEPAAQWMNQVLEAVNQSAAPAVRVSPSEAGAASSAETESEYSRTHPFQAEVLENLNLNGRGAEKETRHLEISLEGSNLTYEPGDSLGIYPENHPQLVEDLIEAMGWNPDETVALDKKGQTGPLREALLRHYEITVLTKPLLEQAAKLAPESALQGLLAEGQQQALRDYLKGRDLLDLVQDYSLKGIPAGDFVGILRKLPARLYSISSSPSATPDEVHVTVRAVRYENGGRQRYGVCSVHLADRVQPGDSLPVFIQQNPNFKLPADPEAPLIMVGPGTGVAPFRSFLGEREEQGASGRTWLFFGDQHFATDFLYQVEWQRWLKDGVLTRMDVAFSRDTDRKIYVQHKMLERGAELYKWIQEGAYIYVCGDEKHMAQDVHQALQSILVQEGGLSAEAAAEYLSSLQQQKRYQRDVY, from the coding sequence TTGGAACTATTAGTCACGAACAGTCCTTTTACGCAGGAGCAGGTTGAGCTGCTTAACCGCCTGCTGCCGACCTTAACCGATTCTCAGCGGATTTGGCTGAACGGATACCTGGCTGCTTTGCAGGGAACAGAGGGGGATGGGGCATCCTTCGCCCCGGCTCTTGCCGCTCCAGGTGCGCCGTCCCGTCCGAATGGCGCTGTATCCGCTGCGCCGGCCGCTTTGGAAGTTCCCAAGGAAGCAGCCGTCCTGTTCGGCTCACAGACAGGCAACAGCCAGGGGCTGGCCAAGAAGCTCGCCCAAAGGCTGGAGCAGCAGGGCTTCACGGTGACGCTCTCCGCCATGAGCGATTTCAAAACCAACACGCTCAAGAAACTTCATTATTTATTTGTTGTTGTCAGCACGCAGGGGGAAGGGGACCCGCCGGATAACGCGATTTCCTTTCACAGCTTTCTGAACAGCAAACGGGCTCCCGAGCTTAAAGAGCTCCGCTATTCGGTGTTGGCGCTTGGCGATACTTCGTACGAATTCTTCTGCAAGACCGGCAAGGACTTCGACGAGCGGCTTGAACAGCTGGGAGCGAACCGGCTTGTGCCGAGAACGGATTGTGACGTTGATTTTGACGAGCCTGCTGCCCAGTGGATGAATCAGGTGCTGGAAGCGGTCAATCAATCGGCAGCGCCCGCCGTAAGGGTGAGTCCATCGGAAGCGGGGGCAGCCTCAAGCGCTGAAACGGAGTCGGAATATTCCAGAACTCATCCGTTCCAGGCGGAGGTGCTGGAGAACCTGAATCTGAATGGCCGGGGAGCAGAGAAAGAGACGCGCCATCTGGAGATCTCGCTGGAAGGCTCCAATTTGACTTATGAGCCGGGGGACAGTCTCGGCATTTATCCGGAGAACCATCCGCAGCTGGTAGAAGATTTGATTGAAGCGATGGGCTGGAATCCGGATGAGACGGTGGCTTTGGATAAAAAAGGGCAGACCGGACCGCTGCGCGAAGCGCTGCTCCGGCATTACGAAATTACCGTGCTGACCAAACCTTTGTTGGAGCAGGCAGCCAAACTGGCTCCGGAGAGCGCGCTTCAAGGGCTGCTGGCCGAAGGTCAGCAACAGGCCCTGCGCGATTATTTGAAAGGACGGGATTTGCTGGATCTGGTTCAGGATTACAGCCTCAAAGGCATCCCGGCAGGCGACTTTGTTGGTATTCTGCGCAAGCTGCCTGCGCGGCTCTATTCCATTTCGAGCAGCCCTTCCGCCACTCCGGATGAAGTTCATGTTACGGTTCGGGCGGTCCGTTACGAAAACGGTGGAAGACAACGCTACGGCGTCTGCTCGGTTCATCTGGCCGATCGCGTGCAGCCGGGGGATAGTCTTCCGGTGTTTATCCAGCAGAATCCGAACTTCAAGCTGCCGGCTGATCCGGAGGCGCCGCTGATTATGGTCGGACCGGGCACCGGTGTAGCGCCGTTCCGCTCTTTCCTGGGTGAACGGGAAGAGCAGGGAGCATCCGGACGGACCTGGCTGTTTTTCGGAGATCAGCATTTTGCGACGGATTTCCTGTATCAGGTAGAGTGGCAGCGCTGGTTGAAGGACGGCGTGCTTACCCGGATGGATGTCGCGTTCTCCAGGGATACGGACCGGAAGATCTACGTGCAGCACAAGATGCTGGAGCGGGGAGCCGAGCTGTACAAGTGGATTCAGGAGGGCGCTTATATTTATGTTTGCGGTGACGAGAAACATATGGCCCAGGATGTTCATCAGGCGCTGCAGTCGATCCTGGTGCAGGAAGGCGGCCTGAGTGCGGAGGCAGCTGCAGAGTATCTGAGCAGCCTGCAGCAGCAGAAACGTTATCAGCGCGATGTGTATTAA
- the cysI gene encoding assimilatory sulfite reductase (NADPH) hemoprotein subunit: protein MSENHLLSKNSAPHSDVEEIKRNSNYLRGSLTETLADPITGSIPEDDNRLMKHHGSYMQDDRDLRNERAHQKLEPAYQFMLRVRASGGVVTPEQWLMMDRISQKYGNGTIRLTTRQSFQLHGVLKWNLKNTIREVNEVLLSTLAACGDVNRNVMCNPNPYQSEIHGEVYEWATKVSKHLDPRTRAYHEIWLDEEKVIDSRDLDTEVEPIYGPVYLPRKFKIGIAVPPSNDVDVFSQDLGFIAIVEDGKLAGFNVAVGGGMGMTHGDPKTYPQVSKIIGFCTPDQMVDVAEKVVTIQRDYGDRAVRKHARFKYTIDDRGIDWLVKELTARLGYSLLEARPYHFEHNGDRYGWVKGSNGKWHFTLFIQNGRVKDFDDYPLMTGLREIAKVHGGDFRLTPNQNLIIGNVSSKKKKKIQSLIDQYGLTDGAHYSALRRNSMACVALPTCGLAMAESERYLPSLLDKIEPMLEEAGLRDEDIVIRMTGCPNGCARPALAELSFIGKAPGRYNMYLGGGFTGNRLNKLYKENIGEEEILNSLQPIINRYAKERLEGEHFGDFTIRTGYVKEVLDGQEFHA, encoded by the coding sequence ATGTCAGAAAATCATTTGTTGTCCAAGAACAGTGCTCCGCACAGTGACGTTGAAGAGATTAAACGAAACAGTAATTATTTGCGCGGCAGCTTGACGGAGACGCTGGCAGATCCGATTACCGGCTCCATCCCCGAAGATGACAACCGGCTAATGAAGCATCACGGCAGCTATATGCAGGATGACCGAGATCTGCGGAACGAACGTGCGCATCAGAAGCTGGAGCCGGCTTACCAGTTTATGCTCCGCGTTCGCGCATCAGGCGGTGTCGTAACCCCGGAGCAGTGGCTGATGATGGACCGCATTTCGCAGAAATACGGGAATGGAACGATTCGCCTGACGACACGCCAGTCCTTCCAGCTGCACGGCGTATTGAAATGGAATTTGAAGAATACGATCCGGGAGGTCAATGAAGTGCTGCTCAGCACGCTGGCAGCCTGCGGCGACGTTAACCGCAACGTCATGTGCAACCCGAATCCGTATCAGTCCGAAATTCACGGCGAAGTGTACGAATGGGCGACCAAAGTCAGCAAACATCTGGACCCGCGGACCCGCGCCTACCATGAAATCTGGCTGGATGAAGAGAAGGTCATCGACAGCCGGGACCTGGATACGGAGGTGGAACCGATTTACGGGCCGGTGTATCTCCCGCGGAAATTCAAAATCGGTATTGCAGTGCCTCCGTCCAACGACGTTGACGTGTTCTCGCAGGATCTTGGCTTTATCGCGATTGTGGAGGACGGGAAGCTGGCCGGCTTTAACGTGGCAGTTGGCGGCGGTATGGGGATGACTCATGGCGATCCGAAGACCTATCCGCAGGTCTCCAAAATTATTGGCTTCTGCACGCCGGACCAGATGGTGGATGTGGCGGAGAAAGTCGTGACCATTCAGCGGGATTATGGCGACCGGGCAGTCCGCAAGCACGCACGCTTTAAATACACGATTGACGACCGCGGCATTGACTGGCTCGTAAAGGAATTGACGGCCCGTTTGGGTTATTCGCTGCTGGAAGCCCGCCCTTATCATTTCGAGCATAACGGTGACCGGTATGGCTGGGTGAAGGGCAGCAACGGCAAATGGCATTTTACCTTGTTCATTCAGAATGGCCGTGTTAAGGATTTCGATGATTATCCCTTAATGACAGGGCTTCGCGAAATTGCGAAGGTGCATGGCGGAGATTTCCGCCTCACGCCTAATCAGAACTTGATCATCGGCAACGTGAGCAGCAAGAAGAAGAAAAAAATCCAGAGCCTGATCGATCAATACGGCTTGACGGATGGCGCCCATTATTCAGCGCTGCGCCGAAACTCGATGGCCTGTGTTGCGCTTCCAACCTGCGGGCTGGCGATGGCCGAATCCGAACGTTATCTGCCTTCCCTGCTCGACAAAATTGAGCCGATGCTTGAAGAGGCTGGACTGCGCGATGAGGACATCGTTATCCGAATGACCGGCTGCCCGAACGGCTGTGCGAGACCTGCGCTCGCCGAGTTATCCTTCATCGGCAAAGCCCCGGGCCGGTACAATATGTATCTCGGCGGCGGCTTCACAGGCAACCGTTTGAATAAGCTGTACAAGGAAAACATCGGCGAAGAGGAAATTTTGAACTCGCTGCAGCCCATCATTAACCGTTACGCCAAAGAACGGCTCGAAGGGGAGCATTTCGGCGATTTCACGATCCGGACGGGATATGTGAAAGAAGTGCTGGATGGGCAGGAATTCCACGCCTGA